A genomic region of Leptospira saintgironsiae contains the following coding sequences:
- a CDS encoding LIC12048 family lipoprotein has translation MLDLIIRIVVRKVIITLAVLFFVSCLSDWGFGNGNVDLKKATWLVAEKVPLVVDKGGVPIGGGGNVPNTPVNGLFNLKPGTKVSAQALGGAIDPTGTTIVNDFDGDGILNINETTTNVWVADYPEIDTVVAPPITMKVAILKSSTGESDEIVSEINSDDLESTKNEGSESIHQNELNLRTVQFQDQYKREGELSASNSFESSASFKAGSGEQSTGFSVSGSASYKTSNSWSARNLEESTTNKWADKPFKNDIDKEAKTVKSDSASNKARKYRSEKTSKVNNTSKVDANAGYVRAALYIKNRSVNMPVKLSNILCTLMFEDARGDLIPVQSFRLRNDDYSLFQVEVYGGDDFGPYVVELPNLNTAEIESAIASGFTPKIFIVDYTMTHVADSNYKSVLLNFSGDNLKIVEENSKGRTSLIKVYGPNYREKYRVAAFDDLSSNNPCVTTTATTLSPGVTLKKALERIACSGPQVEFQDYVVDFSEFAPSLGDSKLHIKGIKALAGIPTTLPCVNQSFAGSDGVNRTACVQKPISSWTEDERKTAGVWAIYSHGKYNAPTEYWVDGSNIRIFDPGNVRKAQMVKGVDSIIWAGDYYDIVYITVKDLAKNEETPPYGATPIGSSGSNPAGGSIDPNDPNSFFKLNTQWDLSQFGENPYEPDQKSFYVGKVGFNEKVVFTVKLDRTKYLNPSFGLPDSGGSYQYFTDFKYTPTIATKRFNIDQVMDFEISLGFGGQRTDWVHVYKDTDDTDAYHVRKMWIDTSGYTDQTFRICLRMPSASNIVDPNNSLVNIYIRPALNSAYRRTIWPLKYTDVKKMRGELSSSINVGDTTIYLSGVYGTIETNDSIYISGDSYQYTVVSSMPTPGYPDGSFTVVLDTAIKQKNIKTTPVSIPGALQAPDARLIVDNSFLTDWNTQTNGTPASNYSLPQYLPLLTGSAVACSGVNLFHPFGCLGYTPDYLAVNWMGNYNKGVPYWNSWTDAGGFASFLSGGMFQLTTNSGRTYKAGTLASDNILSDPGTAVTLSEPITLVQGDTAFVIWQRDTTLQGKFYQISTGAVLSPQTTLNTAAIPVGAEFTAKLDNGKVAIVWENNFDIYMTVRSMTTYGIVGSELKVTTRTTKDPAFSLDVAMANGRAMVVWSDYIPQAFDSRKFIKSRLYDMTNNTPVAAEFLVQEVVNNSSTRFEVRADGSGVSGTKVLLAWNYNDYSNNRHVFAFKVYDIMTGVATNIPGAPNTVWYDLLNQGGTVAPTGYLYTRVSGNSGTVVFRGLDGTLFTRVINLTNATMLPAGGNVTVDSSTLAVNPVVVGDKIYLQYALGTSIYLKVVSLTDGQLYSNVALQLGTNAVGSVKKPGTLTVSGNKIVSVWENFESNKRTIRGRIATISPFALKGSGEFFISTTNQGNQSGVTAAAINDRALVTWWSQDTAQQVIRGFNLDLVSPGSLQFGLNNFFIAPLIERDYTLSVQIVP, from the coding sequence ATGTTGGATTTGATCATTAGAATTGTTGTTAGGAAAGTTATTATAACTTTAGCAGTACTTTTCTTTGTAAGCTGTTTAAGCGACTGGGGCTTTGGTAATGGAAATGTGGATCTGAAAAAAGCCACATGGTTGGTTGCTGAGAAGGTCCCTTTAGTAGTGGATAAGGGTGGAGTTCCGATTGGTGGTGGTGGGAATGTACCTAACACACCTGTGAATGGCTTGTTCAACTTAAAACCAGGAACTAAAGTAAGTGCACAAGCTTTGGGTGGAGCGATTGATCCTACAGGAACAACCATCGTTAACGATTTCGACGGAGATGGAATATTAAACATCAACGAAACTACTACGAATGTGTGGGTAGCGGATTATCCGGAAATCGATACAGTTGTCGCACCTCCAATCACGATGAAGGTTGCCATTCTAAAAAGTAGTACTGGTGAGAGTGATGAGATCGTAAGTGAGATCAATTCTGATGATTTGGAATCTACAAAGAACGAAGGATCTGAGAGCATTCATCAGAATGAATTAAATTTAAGAACAGTTCAATTCCAAGACCAATATAAGAGAGAAGGAGAACTTAGTGCTTCTAATTCATTCGAATCTAGCGCTTCCTTTAAGGCAGGTTCTGGTGAGCAGTCTACAGGCTTTTCCGTTTCAGGAAGTGCATCCTATAAAACTTCTAATAGTTGGTCCGCTCGGAATCTAGAAGAATCTACAACAAACAAATGGGCAGATAAACCTTTTAAGAATGATATCGACAAAGAAGCAAAAACTGTTAAGTCGGACTCTGCAAGTAATAAGGCGCGAAAATATAGATCTGAGAAGACTTCTAAAGTAAACAATACTTCTAAAGTGGATGCAAATGCTGGTTATGTAAGAGCTGCTCTTTATATTAAGAATAGATCCGTCAATATGCCGGTTAAGCTTAGCAATATCTTATGTACTTTGATGTTCGAAGATGCTCGAGGCGATTTGATCCCTGTCCAAAGCTTCCGTTTGAGAAACGACGATTATAGTCTATTCCAAGTGGAAGTTTACGGAGGGGACGATTTTGGACCTTACGTAGTAGAACTTCCGAATTTGAATACGGCGGAAATTGAAAGTGCAATTGCTTCCGGTTTCACTCCGAAAATTTTCATCGTAGATTACACGATGACTCATGTCGCTGATTCCAATTATAAATCCGTTCTTTTGAACTTCTCCGGGGATAACCTTAAGATTGTAGAAGAAAACTCGAAAGGAAGAACTAGTTTAATCAAAGTTTACGGTCCGAATTATAGAGAAAAATATCGTGTGGCTGCATTCGATGACTTAAGTTCAAATAATCCTTGTGTCACCACGACAGCTACTACTCTTTCTCCGGGAGTGACACTTAAGAAAGCATTGGAAAGGATTGCTTGTTCTGGGCCACAGGTAGAGTTTCAAGATTATGTAGTTGATTTTAGCGAATTTGCTCCTTCGTTAGGCGATTCGAAATTACATATTAAGGGAATTAAAGCGCTAGCTGGAATCCCAACTACGCTTCCTTGCGTGAACCAGTCATTTGCAGGTTCAGACGGAGTAAACCGCACCGCGTGTGTTCAGAAACCGATTAGTAGTTGGACCGAAGACGAAAGAAAAACTGCAGGTGTTTGGGCAATTTATTCTCACGGTAAATATAACGCGCCAACGGAATATTGGGTAGATGGATCGAATATTCGAATTTTTGATCCAGGCAATGTTCGCAAGGCTCAAATGGTAAAAGGTGTGGATTCCATTATATGGGCAGGCGACTACTATGATATAGTTTATATCACAGTTAAAGATCTGGCTAAAAATGAAGAAACTCCACCGTATGGGGCTACACCAATCGGAAGTTCCGGTTCAAATCCCGCTGGAGGATCAATTGATCCGAATGATCCGAATTCATTCTTTAAGCTTAATACTCAATGGGACCTTTCTCAATTTGGCGAAAATCCATATGAACCAGATCAAAAATCCTTCTATGTTGGAAAAGTAGGGTTCAATGAGAAAGTTGTATTTACTGTTAAACTAGATAGAACGAAATATTTAAATCCGAGTTTTGGTCTACCAGATAGTGGTGGTTCATACCAGTATTTTACGGATTTCAAATATACTCCAACGATTGCGACAAAACGTTTTAATATCGATCAGGTTATGGACTTCGAGATCAGCCTAGGTTTTGGGGGACAGAGAACAGATTGGGTTCATGTATATAAAGACACGGATGATACAGATGCGTATCATGTTCGCAAAATGTGGATTGATACATCTGGTTATACGGATCAAACGTTTAGAATCTGCTTACGAATGCCTTCCGCAAGTAACATAGTGGATCCGAATAATAGTTTAGTAAATATTTATATTCGTCCTGCTTTGAATAGTGCATATCGTAGGACTATTTGGCCTTTAAAATACACTGATGTTAAAAAGATGAGAGGAGAATTGAGTTCTTCTATAAACGTTGGGGACACGACTATCTACCTTTCCGGCGTATATGGAACAATCGAGACTAATGATTCTATCTATATAAGCGGAGATTCTTATCAATATACTGTGGTTAGTAGTATGCCTACTCCAGGATATCCTGACGGCTCTTTTACTGTAGTATTAGATACTGCAATAAAGCAAAAAAATATCAAGACGACGCCGGTTTCAATTCCGGGTGCTTTGCAAGCTCCCGATGCACGTTTGATAGTGGATAATTCTTTCCTTACGGATTGGAATACACAAACAAATGGAACTCCTGCTTCGAATTATTCTCTTCCTCAGTATCTTCCTCTATTAACGGGTAGCGCAGTTGCTTGCTCCGGTGTAAATCTTTTTCATCCTTTCGGATGCTTGGGATATACCCCCGATTATCTAGCTGTAAACTGGATGGGAAACTATAATAAAGGCGTTCCTTACTGGAATTCTTGGACTGACGCAGGCGGCTTTGCTAGTTTCCTTTCCGGAGGTATGTTCCAACTGACTACCAATAGCGGTCGTACATACAAAGCTGGTACGTTGGCAAGCGATAACATTCTAAGCGATCCGGGAACAGCGGTAACATTAAGTGAGCCGATCACATTAGTGCAAGGAGACACTGCTTTCGTTATTTGGCAAAGAGATACTACTTTACAGGGTAAGTTCTACCAAATTTCTACGGGGGCGGTTCTATCCCCCCAAACTACTTTGAATACTGCCGCCATCCCTGTCGGAGCCGAATTTACGGCGAAGTTGGATAATGGAAAGGTAGCAATTGTTTGGGAGAATAACTTCGATATTTATATGACAGTTCGTAGTATGACTACTTATGGCATTGTTGGCTCCGAACTAAAGGTTACAACCAGGACTACTAAAGATCCTGCATTTAGTTTGGATGTTGCAATGGCAAATGGCAGAGCAATGGTTGTATGGAGCGACTATATTCCCCAAGCGTTCGATTCCAGAAAGTTCATAAAATCTAGGCTCTATGACATGACGAACAATACGCCAGTGGCTGCTGAGTTCTTAGTTCAGGAAGTTGTAAATAATTCATCTACAAGATTTGAAGTTCGGGCGGATGGTTCTGGAGTTTCCGGGACTAAAGTTTTGTTGGCCTGGAATTACAATGATTACTCGAATAATCGTCACGTGTTTGCCTTCAAGGTCTATGATATTATGACCGGTGTCGCTACAAATATTCCAGGTGCGCCAAATACAGTATGGTATGATTTACTTAATCAGGGAGGAACGGTTGCACCAACCGGATATCTTTACACAAGGGTGTCTGGAAACAGTGGAACTGTTGTCTTTCGAGGCTTGGATGGAACTCTATTTACGAGAGTAATTAACCTTACAAATGCAACAATGTTGCCTGCCGGCGGGAATGTAACGGTTGATTCCTCTACCTTAGCTGTGAATCCGGTTGTAGTTGGAGACAAAATTTACCTTCAATATGCATTGGGTACTTCGATCTATTTAAAGGTCGTGAGCTTGACCGATGGCCAACTGTATTCAAATGTTGCCCTGCAATTGGGAACAAATGCGGTAGGTTCCGTGAAAAAACCCGGAACTTTAACCGTTTCCGGAAACAAAATTGTGTCTGTTTGGGAAAACTTTGAGAGTAACAAGAGAACTATTCGCGGAAGGATTGCAACAATATCACCTTTTGCTCTGAAAGGGAGCGGAGAATTCTTTATAAGCACAACAAATCAGGGAAATCAGAGCGGTGTAACTGCTGCTGCAATTAATGATCGAGCCTTAGTAACGTGGTGGTCGCAAGATACTGCTCAGCAAGTAATTCGAGGATTTAATCTTGATTTAGTGAGTCCAGGATCTCTCCAATTTGGTTTGAACAACTTCTTTATCGCTCCTTTGATCGAAAGAGATTATACGCTTAGCGTTCAAATCGTTCCGTAA
- a CDS encoding glucose 1-dehydrogenase, which yields MAKQFEGKVALVTGAASPRGLGRAIANTIARDGGDVVVVDLNKEHIEQAAAEIAKEFGVKTLGIPVNVTKPEDCDAAINTVKEKFGKLDFLVNNAGVLKDNLFIRMSEQEYDFVMDVNAKGVFLMTKYASKLLLKAPSGRIVNISSLSGLSGQPGQANYSSSKAAVIALTKVAAREFSGRNVLVNAVCPGYVQTDMTASLPEEVQKKLTDPMFIPLKRPGTQQEIANAVEFFLSDKASYITGVFLRVDGGAGIGM from the coding sequence ATGGCAAAACAATTCGAAGGTAAAGTTGCATTAGTTACGGGAGCTGCATCTCCCAGAGGTTTAGGCCGCGCTATCGCTAACACCATAGCAAGAGATGGTGGGGATGTAGTTGTAGTAGACTTAAATAAGGAACATATCGAGCAAGCAGCTGCTGAAATTGCAAAAGAATTCGGCGTTAAAACATTAGGTATTCCGGTAAATGTTACTAAACCTGAAGATTGCGACGCTGCTATTAATACTGTTAAAGAGAAATTCGGTAAACTGGACTTCTTAGTAAACAACGCAGGAGTTCTGAAAGATAATCTTTTTATCAGAATGAGCGAGCAAGAGTATGATTTCGTAATGGATGTGAATGCGAAAGGTGTGTTCTTAATGACCAAGTATGCTTCTAAACTTCTTTTAAAAGCTCCTTCCGGTAGAATTGTAAACATCTCTTCTCTTTCTGGTCTTTCCGGTCAACCTGGACAAGCGAACTATTCTTCTTCTAAAGCTGCAGTGATCGCTCTTACTAAAGTTGCTGCAAGAGAATTTTCCGGCAGAAACGTTTTAGTAAATGCGGTTTGTCCTGGTTATGTGCAAACAGACATGACTGCTTCTCTTCCTGAAGAAGTTCAGAAAAAACTTACCGATCCTATGTTCATTCCTTTAAAAAGACCAGGAACTCAACAAGAGATTGCTAACGCTGTAGAATTCTTCCTTTCTGATAAAGCATCTTATATCACTGGTGTTTTCTTGAGAGTAGACGGCGGCGCCGGTATAGGAATGTAA
- a CDS encoding thiolase domain-containing protein produces MREVAIIGAYETVHGNHKDRTLRDLVTEAGNGAIKDSGIDRKEIQAVYVGNYAGNEFNAQNTMGSYAANLLGLGDRPAIRTEGACASGGIAMRQGVLAVASGLYDTVLVLGVEKMNGLDPETTMEIVARGQDQDVEGGYCISGPSGFALNAIRHMHEFGTTKEMLATVAEKNYFHGSLNPFAHKQKEISFNNIMRARMVTTPFGFHDVSLVTDASAAVVITTKEKAKSVRKDYIVVKGSGIGGDYFNVALKKDSVSFPASVQAATEAFKMAGVERKDIDVLECHDCFTITEIINIEDLGFVEKGKGGQFTKDGHTRLGGKLPVNTSGGLKAKGHPVGATGVGQVVEMTFQLREQSEKRQVANARTALTHVLGGPGAVSIVHILQRGE; encoded by the coding sequence ATGAGAGAAGTAGCAATCATCGGGGCCTATGAAACGGTCCACGGTAATCATAAAGACAGAACTCTTCGTGATCTAGTCACCGAAGCAGGTAACGGAGCTATCAAAGATTCTGGCATAGACAGAAAGGAAATCCAAGCTGTTTATGTAGGAAACTATGCTGGCAATGAATTTAACGCTCAGAACACAATGGGCTCTTATGCGGCCAACTTACTTGGATTAGGTGATCGTCCTGCGATTCGCACCGAAGGAGCCTGTGCTTCCGGCGGGATCGCAATGAGACAAGGTGTCCTTGCTGTTGCATCCGGCTTATACGATACAGTTTTAGTTCTGGGTGTAGAAAAAATGAACGGTTTAGATCCTGAAACTACGATGGAAATCGTAGCGAGAGGACAAGACCAAGACGTAGAAGGCGGATATTGTATTTCGGGCCCTTCTGGTTTTGCACTAAACGCGATCCGCCATATGCATGAATTCGGAACAACTAAAGAAATGTTAGCAACTGTTGCTGAAAAAAACTATTTCCATGGTAGCCTAAATCCATTTGCTCATAAACAAAAAGAGATCTCTTTCAATAATATTATGAGAGCAAGAATGGTCACTACTCCATTCGGTTTTCATGATGTTTCTTTGGTTACGGATGCTTCTGCGGCAGTTGTGATCACTACCAAAGAAAAAGCAAAATCCGTTCGTAAGGACTATATTGTTGTAAAAGGTTCAGGAATCGGCGGAGACTACTTCAACGTGGCTCTTAAAAAAGATTCTGTTAGTTTCCCAGCATCTGTCCAAGCTGCTACTGAGGCTTTTAAAATGGCAGGTGTAGAAAGAAAGGACATCGACGTTTTAGAATGCCATGACTGTTTCACCATCACTGAGATCATCAATATAGAAGATCTTGGATTTGTCGAAAAAGGAAAAGGCGGCCAATTCACTAAAGACGGTCATACTAGATTGGGCGGAAAACTCCCTGTAAACACCTCAGGTGGCTTAAAAGCAAAAGGTCACCCGGTTGGTGCTACCGGTGTTGGCCAAGTTGTGGAGATGACTTTCCAACTCAGAGAACAATCTGAAAAACGACAAGTTGCGAATGCTCGCACTGCTTTAACTCATGTTTTAGGCGGGCCAGGTGCAGTTAGTATAGTGCATATTCTGCAAAGGGGGGAATAA
- a CDS encoding Zn-ribbon domain-containing OB-fold protein — MAEIMEAHSLTGKKCKSCGFEATDPVVSCTSCGSEDVEVKTFSGKGKVYTYTVVHVGFGHLAPRAPYVLAVVELEEGAKTMSIIEGEYQGKPVTESIAIDMPVLFDRTETSTGFIFKPA, encoded by the coding sequence ATGGCGGAGATTATGGAAGCTCATTCTTTAACCGGAAAAAAATGCAAATCTTGCGGATTCGAAGCTACTGATCCCGTTGTTTCTTGCACAAGCTGTGGATCGGAAGATGTGGAAGTTAAAACTTTTTCAGGAAAAGGAAAAGTTTATACTTACACTGTGGTTCATGTAGGCTTCGGACATTTAGCACCAAGAGCGCCTTACGTTCTTGCAGTTGTCGAGTTAGAAGAAGGTGCAAAAACCATGAGTATTATCGAAGGAGAATACCAAGGTAAACCGGTCACAGAATCTATCGCGATCGATATGCCTGTTCTTTTCGATAGAACGGAAACTTCTACGGGATTTATTTTTAAACCCGCTTGA
- a CDS encoding c-type cytochrome, producing MKTRAILISLFVSILSLTSLLNCGDKEKPKEEAAPVASAATLSPEIEEGKKLFLENGCNACHGDTGAGDGAAAASLNPKPRNYKAPASDWKNGPTEAGILKTLNNGIPSNPVMTSYKFLGDEKLKKISKYVIYLNQN from the coding sequence ATGAAGACTCGGGCAATCCTGATTTCCCTTTTTGTTTCCATTCTCTCCCTCACCTCCCTATTGAACTGCGGAGATAAAGAAAAGCCGAAAGAAGAAGCTGCACCTGTAGCAAGCGCAGCAACTTTAAGTCCTGAAATAGAAGAAGGTAAAAAACTTTTTCTCGAAAACGGATGTAACGCATGTCACGGAGATACCGGTGCTGGTGACGGAGCAGCTGCAGCTAGCTTAAATCCAAAACCAAGAAATTACAAAGCTCCTGCTAGCGACTGGAAAAATGGTCCTACAGAAGCAGGAATTCTGAAAACTTTGAATAACGGAATTCCAAGCAACCCTGTAATGACTTCTTACAAGTTTTTAGGCGACGAAAAACTTAAAAAGATTTCTAAGTACGTAATCTACTTAAATCAAAATTAA
- a CDS encoding STAS domain-containing protein yields MSDEFKINVDLEPNVPVIHISGEITSEADDEILGKYQSIPEQRRTRVILNFHGTSYINSAGLATLISLITKASESSSKIEFAGLNDHFRKVMDIVGLTDFVLIHNTLQEALS; encoded by the coding sequence ATGTCTGACGAATTCAAAATAAACGTGGATCTTGAACCTAATGTTCCGGTGATCCATATCTCTGGGGAAATTACCTCTGAGGCGGATGACGAAATTTTAGGGAAATACCAGTCCATACCTGAGCAACGTAGGACCAGGGTGATTTTGAATTTCCACGGAACGTCTTACATCAATTCGGCGGGACTTGCAACATTGATCAGTTTGATCACCAAAGCAAGTGAATCTTCTTCCAAAATTGAATTTGCAGGTCTAAACGATCATTTCAGAAAAGTAATGGATATCGTCGGCCTTACGGATTTCGTTTTAATCCATAACACTCTGCAAGAAGCTCTTAGTTAA
- the kdsB gene encoding 3-deoxy-manno-octulosonate cytidylyltransferase: MTKPKILGVIPARYGSSRFPGKPLAKIGDLPMIAWTYKNSLKSSLLHDVVVATDDERILQIVSDNGGKAVMTSPDHPSGTDRIREVALKYPDSGIIINIQGDEPGIESELIDGVAKLKLERPDWAMSTAAVRLEENEIQDPNRVKVVLDKNGKALYFSRSAIPSQFKKTVPAYRHLGIYGYDRDFLLGYPDLPPSALEESESLEQLRAMEAGHSIGVYIASRAALSVDTPEDLELVVEDFKKKGLIP, encoded by the coding sequence ATGACAAAACCGAAAATCCTTGGGGTCATACCCGCAAGATATGGAAGTTCCCGATTTCCTGGCAAACCATTGGCCAAGATCGGGGATCTTCCTATGATCGCCTGGACATATAAGAATTCTCTAAAGTCTTCTCTTCTACATGATGTAGTAGTTGCCACTGACGACGAAAGGATCTTACAGATTGTTTCGGATAATGGTGGTAAGGCGGTAATGACTTCTCCGGATCATCCTTCTGGGACTGATAGGATCAGAGAAGTTGCACTCAAATATCCTGACTCAGGAATTATAATCAATATCCAAGGTGACGAACCTGGAATAGAATCTGAACTTATAGACGGAGTCGCAAAACTCAAACTGGAAAGACCAGATTGGGCAATGAGCACCGCAGCAGTTCGTTTAGAAGAAAATGAGATCCAGGATCCAAACAGGGTCAAAGTAGTCTTGGATAAAAACGGAAAAGCGCTCTACTTCTCCCGTTCAGCAATCCCTAGCCAATTTAAAAAAACAGTTCCTGCTTATAGACATTTGGGGATCTACGGATACGATAGAGACTTCTTACTTGGATATCCGGATCTTCCTCCAAGCGCGCTCGAAGAATCTGAATCGCTTGAACAATTAAGAGCCATGGAAGCGGGGCATTCTATCGGAGTGTATATAGCAAGTCGCGCAGCATTGAGCGTAGACACACCCGAAGATCTGGAACTAGTAGTGGAAGATTTTAAGAAGAAGGGACTGATCCCTTAA
- a CDS encoding flagellar basal body-associated FliL family protein → MGDPEIDEEEGGLPAADAGAGSSPLIKWLIYIAGAVFGIIIVVLVSMFVAKQAATSTFREMKNVALVKPPPPLMTFQFQEEFRINTADKGETHFVKMKLSFGVARDDAKITAELAERIAQMRDLVNLIIGRKTKDDLIDVEDQLDLREEIKAQINHILSDGKIQEVYFTEFIVN, encoded by the coding sequence ATGGGCGATCCCGAAATAGACGAGGAAGAAGGCGGTTTACCCGCGGCGGATGCCGGCGCCGGCTCGTCTCCGCTCATCAAATGGCTGATCTATATTGCCGGTGCTGTATTCGGAATTATCATAGTTGTACTTGTTTCCATGTTTGTTGCGAAACAGGCCGCGACTAGTACCTTCCGTGAAATGAAAAACGTAGCCTTAGTAAAACCGCCTCCGCCACTCATGACCTTCCAATTTCAGGAAGAGTTCAGGATCAATACTGCGGATAAAGGTGAAACTCACTTCGTGAAGATGAAATTATCTTTCGGAGTTGCAAGAGACGATGCTAAGATCACTGCGGAACTTGCGGAAAGGATCGCTCAGATGAGAGACTTGGTGAACCTAATCATAGGAAGAAAAACCAAGGACGATTTGATCGACGTAGAAGATCAGTTAGATTTGAGAGAAGAGATCAAAGCTCAGATCAATCATATTCTCTCCGACGGAAAGATCCAAGAAGTTTACTTCACAGAATTTATCGTCAACTAA
- the motB gene encoding flagellar motor protein MotB: MAKQKCPECIQNIPEYMLTYGDMVTLLLCFFIMLYRTGKTNAIEMQIILSAFKTTTGFFDGGQTLSKGKLEEMGMNIESLPSMTTGKALSKSKKTATELFKPEIEAGKVRVTEDERGLVISLVGADYFNPGSAILQEPIKGTLKKASGLIKGLERFVRVEGHCDADAVLPGANPSREERTYLNNWDLAGARAINSTDYIVGVGKLDPSWFQAVSFGSYRPLLVENLGTPESKAFNRRIDIVILTEKSTKRSDYESNFGLPKSRVPGSETSTESGL, encoded by the coding sequence ATGGCAAAACAGAAATGTCCAGAGTGTATCCAAAATATTCCAGAGTACATGCTTACTTATGGAGACATGGTTACACTTCTTCTTTGCTTCTTCATTATGTTATACCGTACAGGTAAAACAAACGCGATAGAGATGCAGATCATTCTATCCGCGTTCAAAACAACCACTGGATTTTTTGACGGTGGACAAACTCTTTCCAAAGGAAAATTGGAAGAGATGGGAATGAATATAGAAAGTCTTCCTTCCATGACTACTGGAAAGGCACTTTCTAAATCCAAAAAGACCGCTACGGAATTATTCAAACCTGAGATAGAAGCAGGGAAAGTAAGAGTAACTGAAGACGAAAGAGGTCTTGTGATCAGCTTAGTAGGAGCTGATTATTTTAATCCTGGCTCTGCAATTTTACAAGAACCAATAAAAGGTACACTCAAAAAAGCCAGCGGACTCATTAAGGGACTCGAAAGATTTGTAAGGGTAGAAGGTCACTGCGACGCTGATGCAGTACTGCCCGGTGCAAATCCTAGCAGGGAAGAAAGAACTTACTTAAACAACTGGGATCTTGCTGGAGCAAGGGCGATCAACTCTACTGATTATATAGTTGGAGTTGGAAAATTGGATCCAAGTTGGTTCCAGGCTGTGAGTTTCGGATCTTATAGACCGCTTCTAGTGGAGAACCTTGGAACTCCAGAATCAAAAGCATTCAATAGAAGAATTGATATCGTAATTTTAACGGAAAAATCCACCAAACGAAGCGACTACGAATCCAATTTCGGCTTACCAAAAAGTCGTGTACCAGGTTCAGAAACTTCCACCGAAAGTGGATTATAG
- a CDS encoding motility protein A translates to MDIATIIGFGSAVVVFAFGILSAGLNPLDIVDIPSVLITFGGATACTVMAVPWQNTLELGKVTRKAFREEKSDLIGLIKTLVSFSEKARREGLLALEDDVNELPEEFLRKGITLVVDGTDPELVRNIMETEMSNIASRHSAGKAWWENWGALAPAFGMIGTLIGLVQMLKNLGSGDASAIGTGMAAALITTLYGSMGANMIAIPIMKKLMRKSEDELLVRQIMIEGTLSIQSGDNPRIVKDKLASYLPPGERGVLKDEND, encoded by the coding sequence ATGGATATAGCTACAATCATAGGTTTCGGCTCTGCAGTCGTAGTATTCGCTTTCGGGATTCTTTCCGCTGGTTTGAATCCACTTGATATCGTGGATATACCTTCCGTATTGATTACATTCGGAGGAGCAACTGCTTGTACGGTGATGGCGGTCCCTTGGCAAAATACCTTGGAATTGGGCAAGGTAACTCGTAAGGCTTTTAGAGAAGAAAAAAGCGATCTAATCGGACTCATTAAAACATTAGTTTCCTTCTCGGAAAAAGCGAGAAGAGAAGGTCTACTCGCGTTAGAAGATGACGTGAACGAACTTCCTGAAGAATTTTTAAGAAAGGGAATTACCCTAGTTGTGGACGGAACAGACCCGGAGCTTGTTCGGAATATTATGGAAACCGAAATGAGCAATATCGCTTCCAGGCATAGTGCCGGAAAAGCTTGGTGGGAAAACTGGGGAGCACTTGCTCCTGCATTCGGGATGATCGGAACTCTGATCGGACTCGTTCAGATGTTAAAGAACCTTGGATCCGGAGACGCGAGTGCAATCGGAACAGGGATGGCGGCCGCTTTGATCACCACATTGTACGGATCCATGGGAGCGAACATGATTGCGATCCCGATCATGAAAAAACTCATGCGTAAATCCGAAGACGAACTATTAGTAAGACAGATCATGATAGAAGGTACACTCTCCATTCAATCGGGAGATAACCCTCGTATCGTGAAAGACAAGCTCGCAAGTTATCTGCCACCTGGCGAACGCGGCGTTCTAAAAGACGAAAACGATTAA
- a CDS encoding flagellar FlbD family protein yields MITLHRLKGNEFVLNASHIECIEANPDTTITLSNDRKYVVQESIPDVIEKILEFKKRVLVFPLGSAPDQFKRAD; encoded by the coding sequence ATGATTACTTTGCATAGATTAAAAGGAAATGAATTCGTTCTAAACGCCTCTCATATTGAATGTATCGAGGCAAATCCGGATACAACGATCACTTTGTCTAATGATAGAAAATATGTGGTCCAGGAAAGTATACCCGACGTGATCGAAAAAATTTTGGAGTTCAAAAAACGAGTGCTGGTGTTTCCTTTGGGTTCCGCGCCGGATCAATTTAAGAGGGCAGATTAA